A genomic region of Glycine max cultivar Williams 82 chromosome 15, Glycine_max_v4.0, whole genome shotgun sequence contains the following coding sequences:
- the LOC100499960 gene encoding protein disulfide-isomerase 5-1-like isoform X1: MRTHTIISLILLSLFLRTQSEVITLSSDTFNDKIKEKDTAWFVKFCVPWCKHCKNLGSLWDDLGKAMEGEDEIEVGEVDCGMDKAVCSKVDIHSYPTFKVFYDGEEVARYQGTRDVESMKTFVLEEAEKAAAKALESDKEL, translated from the exons ATGAGAACTCACACAATTATCTCTCTCATTCTTCTCTCCTTATTTCTCCGAACCCAATCCGAGGTTATAACGTTATCCTCTGATACGTTTAATGATAAG ATCAAGGAGAAAGACACTGCATGGTTTGTGAAATTCTGCGTTCCCTGGTGCAAGCATTG TAAGAACCTGGGTTCTTTGTGGGATGATTTGGGGAAGGCAATGGAAGGAGAAGATGAAATAGAGGTTGGAGAAGTCGATTGCGGCATGGACAAAGCAGTGTGTTCCAAAGTTGATATTCATTCATATCCTACCTTTAAGGTTTTCTATGATGGCGAGGAAGTAGCCAGATACCAAG GTACAAGAGATGTTGAATCAATGAAAACCTTTGTTTTGGAAGAAGCTGAAAAGGCAGCAGCAAAAGCacttgaaagtgacaaagaATTATAA
- the LOC100499960 gene encoding Protein disulfide-isomerase 5-1-like precursor (The RefSeq protein has 1 substitution compared to this genomic sequence) encodes MRTHTIISLILLSLFLRTQSEVITLSSDTFNDKIKEKDTAWFVKFCVPWCKHCKNLGSLWDDLGKAMEGEDEIEVGEVDSGMDKAVCSKVDIHSYPTFKVFYDGEEVARYQGTRDVESMKTFVLEEAEKAAAKALESDKEL; translated from the exons ATGAGAACTCACACAATTATCTCTCTCATTCTTCTCTCCTTATTTCTCCGAACCCAATCCGAGGTTATAACGTTATCCTCTGATACGTTTAATGATAAG ATCAAGGAGAAAGACACTGCATGGTTTGTGAAATTCTGCGTTCCCTGGTGCAAGCATTG TAAGAACCTGGGTTCTTTGTGGGATGATTTGGGGAAGGCAATGGAAGGAGAAGATGAAATAGAGGTTGGAGAAGTCGATTGCGGCATGGACAAAGCAGTGTGTTCCAAAGTTGATATTCATTCATATCCTACCTTTAAGGTTTTCTATGATGGCGAGGAAGTAGCCAGATACCAAG GTACAAGAGATGTTGAATCAATGAAAACCTTTGTTTTGGAAGAAGCTGAAAAGGCAGCAGCAAAAGCacttgaaagtgacaaagaATTATAA